TTGTTGAAGATGAAGAGATAGTTGATCCAGAAACATTTGATGTTACTTTTGTAGTAGTTGATGGAGATGGTAATCCAATAGCAGGAGCAGAAGTAGAGCTTGGTCCATTAACTCCACAGACTACAGGTGAAGATGGCAAGACTGTATTTGCAAATGTACCTGNNNNNNNNNNNNNNNNNNNNNNNNNNNNNNNNNNNNNNNNNNNNNNNNNNNNNNNNNNNNNNNNNNNNNNNNNNNNNNNNNNNNNNNNNNNNNNNNNGTAGACGAAGATAAGACTGTAACAGTTAATATGGTAACCGAAGCCTATGACGTTACTTTTGAAGTAGTTGATGGAGATAATAATCCAATAGATGGAGCAGAAGTAGAGCTTGGGCCATTACCTTCACAGACTACAGACGCTGATGGCGAGACTGTATTTGAAGATGTACCTGCTCAGGAGTGGGGCTATACAGTAACAGCTGCTGGTTTTGATGATGCTACTGGAACAGTTGATGTAGACGAAGATAAGACTGTAACAGTTAATATGGTAACCGAAGCCTATGACGTTACTTTTGAAGTAGTTGATGGAGATGGTAATCCAATAACAGGAGCAGAAGTAGAGCTTGGGCCATTACCTTCACAGACTACAGACGCTGATGGCGAGACTGTATTTGAAGATGTACCTGCTCAGGAGTGGGGCTATACAGTAACGGCTGCTGGTTTTGATGATGCTACTGGAACAGTTGATGTAGATGAAGATAAGACTGTAACAGTTAATATGGTAGAAGAAGGTAAAGTTGTTCCTATAATTGATAAAAGTGATGTGTTTGTTTCACCAGGCAATGACACAATTACCTTTAATGTTAGGGATACTTCTGGTAATAGAGTTGAGGGATTAGATGATAAAGATGAATGGAAAGTTGAATTAACTGTAGATGGAAATAGTAGTATAGTTTGGGTTTTATATGCAGAGGATTCAGTGAGTGGTTATCCACTACAGGGAGGACTTGATTTCCAAATTAGAGTAGAAGATATTCCAAAAGGTACTGCTTTAAGACAAGTCAAAGTTACGTATATGGGATATGATGAAGATGTAATTGTTGTGGATGGAATGTCATTAGATGAATAATAGAAGTATTTTAAAAGTTATATTAGGTTTTATTTAAAATACTATTGCATTGTATTAGAAAGGTAAAGAATAAATATCCCGCAGTGGATTAGTTTCCCTGCGGGGTTTTTAATTTTATTTTTAAAAGTTAATGTGATAGCAAAACAGGTAAAACATTACATTTTTAGTAATTTAACAGGATTATAATCATAAGAAAAAACTTTTCATGTTAAAGGTCTCTAGAATTTATGATTTTAGATATATATCTTTTTGACTTTGTACATATGGTATAAGTTGCTTTAATACTAATTACGTTTAGTTTTATTTAAAGAAGGATTATATTAATAGATATTATTTTAATGAACATGATATGATTAATAATGATGAATTAAATAATAGAGAGGTTGATTAGTTATCTCCAAAAATATATATTTGTTTTGAAATTGTGACAATGATTTATTATCTGCATAGTGCATCAACAATGGCAGACAGTTTACAGGTGAATTTTGATGATTTGGTCAGGTGTAAAAGGTTGGTCCTAATATATATTTTTGGGATAGGGATAAGGGAGGTGGGCTTTATATTTAATCTGAAAAGAGTGTTAAAGCCGGAGGTTTTTCATGGTCATAAAAAGGAGAAGGATTTCTTTGAGGGCTGGTATTTCAAGATAGTTGATAAAGATGGGGAGAATATTTTTGCGTTTATTCCAGCGGTTTTTCTCAGTGAAGATGAGAGCAAGAGTCATTCATTTATTCAGGTTCTGGATGGGATTAAAATGGAGCCTTATTACCATCGCTATGGGGTTAAGGAGTTTGTGGCTGATGGAGATATTTTTGAGCTGGAACTTGCTGGCAGTTATTTTTCTAGAGATAGGATAAGCCTGGATATTGATGGTGAAGGGCAGCGGATTAAGGGAGAACTCAGTTTTTCAGGGCATAAGCCCTGGCCGGTATCGCTAACTGCTCCAGGTGCGATGGGCTGGTATGCTTATATTCCGCTGATGGAATGTTATCACGGGGTTTTGAGCTTTGATCATGAGATTGAGGGCAAACTGGTTATTGATGGGAGAGAGATTGATTTTACTGGGGGCAGGGGTTATCTGGAAAAGGATTGGGGTAAATCTTTTCCTAAGGCCTGGCTCTGGATGCAGTCGAATCATTTTGAGATGAGTGGTACATCTTTGATGGCTTCAATTGCTCTTATTCCATGGTTGAGAGGTCATTTTCGGGGCTTCATTATTGGGTTTTATCATCAGGATAAGCTCTATCGTTTTACTAGCTATAATCGGGCTAAAATAGACTGCTTTACAATTGATGATGGTGATAATATTCTGCTGGAGCTGGTTAATAAGAATTACAGGCTGAGTATTCAGACCAGGGCTGATGCCGGGACTGGGCTTTTATATGGGCCTTATAAGAATGAGATGATCGGGAATGTTAAGGAGAGTCTGACTGCTGAAATAAAGGTTGAGTTGGTTGATAAGGGGCCAGAGAAGGTGATTTTTGCTGGTACTGGGAGAAATGCTGGAATGGAGCTGACCAATCAGAAGATGATTGTTGATTAAGTTAGTTAGCTTATTTCTGGCTGATTATGCTTTCGGTAGGTATTCCTCATTCTTTTGTTGATCTTCTGTGGTATTATTGTATTAAGAGTATAATGTCGTAGAGGAGGATATAATAATGAGAGAATTAATCAGGCAACATTCGAAGAAATTGGTTTTAATTGTTGGTATGCTGGCATTTGTATTTATTATAGCAGGATGTAGTGCAAATATTTCGCTGTCGATTGATCCTAATCCGATTAGATTTGACGTGGATAATTTAGAGCAGGAAGTTACTGTTACTTTAAGGACTTCCGGGATTGGCAGTGTTGAACTTGACTATATTGATGTACTGATACTGGATAATCAAGATGAAGAAGTTTATTCTGATAGAATTGAGATAAATGAGAGTTCATTTGTTGTGCCTGGAGTGGAGGTCCAGGAGGGTTTTGAGATTGATATCTGCGAGGATTTTATTGATGGAACTGGGCATGATGATATTGATGATGAGCTTTGCCGCGAACTATATGAAGAGCAGTTACAGGGCAGGGAATATAAACTGAGGATTATGGTTCAGGGGTCGATTAGTCCGACTGCTGAGGCTGATATAATATTTGATTAAAAAATGGTATTTGTATGACAATTCTGGATCTTTGGTATATCCTGCTAATTGTTAAATCATACCTTGACAATATAGTTTATAGGTATTACAATGGTTGAGGCTCAAATGAGTTTCAATGTAATATTTATTAACTTATGATGAGTTATAAGATATATTGTTAAGAGGAGTGATTTTTTGATTGATAAGATTAACAGGGTTTTTACCAGAGATTTTTTCTTTAGGTTTGGAGTTTTAATGCTTGGAGTATTTTTGATTAGTTCAGGGATTTATCTATTTATCAATTCTCAGATGGGGTCGGACCCTATTACGGTTTTAATAGATGGTGTTGCAACAACCTTTGGGCTTTCATTTGGTCAGTCAACTTTTGCAATAAATATTGGGATTGTTTTGATGTTGTTGCTTTTGACTGGCAAGAAGTTTGGGCCAGGAACAATCTTGAATGCAGTTTTCGTGGGGGTTTATCTTGACGGATTATTTTTGTTGTTTGGAAATATCACCCCTGATTTAATGGTTTATCGATATCTGATGCTTGTAACTGCAGTTATTTCTCTTGGTAGCGGGATTGCTATTTATGTTTCTGCTAATATGGG
The Halonatronomonas betaini genome window above contains:
- a CDS encoding YczE/YyaS/YitT family protein, whose amino-acid sequence is MIDKINRVFTRDFFFRFGVLMLGVFLISSGIYLFINSQMGSDPITVLIDGVATTFGLSFGQSTFAINIGIVLMLLLLTGKKFGPGTILNAVFVGVYLDGLFLLFGNITPDLMVYRYLMLVTAVISLGSGIAIYVSANMGEGPIEALMMVLKERTNFSLKSVKMSMDFCFGALGFLMGATLGIGTVVGVVAVGPVTQTAFNFVERIKRR
- a CDS encoding carboxypeptidase-like regulatory domain-containing protein; the encoded protein is VDEDKTVTVNMVTEAYDVTFEVVDGDNNPIDGAEVELGPLPSQTTDADGETVFEDVPAQEWGYTVTAAGFDDATGTVDVDEDKTVTVNMVTEAYDVTFEVVDGDGNPITGAEVELGPLPSQTTDADGETVFEDVPAQEWGYTVTAAGFDDATGTVDVDEDKTVTVNMVEEGKVVPIIDKSDVFVSPGNDTITFNVRDTSGNRVEGLDDKDEWKVELTVDGNSSIVWVLYAEDSVSGYPLQGGLDFQIRVEDIPKGTALRQVKVTYMGYDEDVIVVDGMSLDE
- a CDS encoding tocopherol cyclase family protein, whose protein sequence is MGFIFNLKRVLKPEVFHGHKKEKDFFEGWYFKIVDKDGENIFAFIPAVFLSEDESKSHSFIQVLDGIKMEPYYHRYGVKEFVADGDIFELELAGSYFSRDRISLDIDGEGQRIKGELSFSGHKPWPVSLTAPGAMGWYAYIPLMECYHGVLSFDHEIEGKLVIDGREIDFTGGRGYLEKDWGKSFPKAWLWMQSNHFEMSGTSLMASIALIPWLRGHFRGFIIGFYHQDKLYRFTSYNRAKIDCFTIDDGDNILLELVNKNYRLSIQTRADAGTGLLYGPYKNEMIGNVKESLTAEIKVELVDKGPEKVIFAGTGRNAGMELTNQKMIVD